In the genome of Cupriavidus taiwanensis, one region contains:
- the pxpB gene encoding 5-oxoprolinase subunit PxpB, with the protein MRFLPVTSNALLVELPDLDQTLALLASLQRDPLPGVAELVPAARTILVHFRPWATSAAVLVRAIAVRDLSQRVERSDVLVEIPVRYDGEDLAEVAQLLGITPEEVVRRHTGREYTVAFTGFAPGFAYLSGGHPSFDVPRRSTPRTRIPAGAVGLAGTFSGVYPQASPGGWQIIGVTPVPMWDLDRDQPALLQPGYRVRFVDIATLNGGAHPPGSIAATPVRQPVQSLQSLQSLQSLQSDSAPAAAALKVKGTGLQTLFQDLGRHGQARQGVSASGAMDQAALKAANRLVGNRSDAAALETIGAGLQLQSVGESVLAVTGADAPLTVCTADGRQWDVPNHQAVALADGDTLSVGQPLAGARCYVAARGGFAVTPVLGSCAADTLAKVGPAPLAVGDVINLRQAPAGAIVGAPETPAENLPTVEQEVVLDVVLGPRTDWFTAESVQRLAAQRWQVTPQSNRVGLRLAGEVALERAIAGELPSEGTALGALQVPPSGQPVLFLADHPLTGGYPVIGSVAPYHLDRAGQIPVGAWLRFHPVGAFEELQP; encoded by the coding sequence TTGCGTTTCCTGCCCGTCACCTCGAATGCCCTGTTGGTAGAGCTGCCCGATCTCGACCAGACCCTGGCCCTGCTGGCCTCCCTGCAGCGCGATCCGCTGCCTGGCGTGGCCGAGCTGGTGCCCGCCGCGCGCACCATTCTCGTTCACTTCCGCCCGTGGGCGACCAGCGCCGCCGTGCTGGTGCGCGCCATCGCCGTGCGTGACCTGTCGCAACGCGTCGAGCGCAGCGACGTGCTGGTGGAGATCCCGGTGCGCTATGACGGCGAGGACCTGGCCGAGGTCGCGCAACTGCTCGGCATCACGCCGGAGGAAGTGGTGCGCCGCCACACCGGCAGAGAATACACCGTGGCCTTTACCGGGTTTGCTCCGGGCTTTGCCTACCTCAGCGGCGGCCATCCCAGCTTTGACGTGCCGCGCCGCAGTACGCCGCGTACGCGCATCCCCGCCGGCGCCGTCGGCCTGGCGGGCACCTTCAGCGGCGTGTATCCGCAGGCCAGCCCTGGCGGCTGGCAGATCATCGGCGTGACGCCGGTGCCGATGTGGGACCTGGATCGCGACCAGCCAGCGCTGCTGCAGCCCGGCTATCGCGTGCGCTTTGTCGATATCGCAACGCTCAATGGCGGGGCGCATCCCCCCGGCAGCATTGCCGCGACGCCGGTGCGCCAGCCCGTGCAGTCCCTGCAGTCCCTGCAGTCCCTGCAGTCCCTGCAGTCTGATAGCGCGCCTGCAGCCGCGGCGCTGAAGGTGAAGGGCACCGGCCTGCAGACCCTGTTCCAGGACCTGGGCCGGCACGGCCAGGCGAGACAGGGCGTCTCGGCCTCGGGCGCGATGGACCAGGCGGCGCTCAAGGCGGCCAACCGGCTGGTGGGCAACCGCAGCGATGCCGCGGCGCTCGAGACCATCGGCGCCGGCCTGCAGCTGCAGAGCGTGGGCGAGAGCGTGCTGGCCGTCACCGGCGCGGATGCGCCGCTGACGGTGTGCACGGCCGATGGCCGTCAATGGGACGTCCCGAACCACCAGGCCGTGGCGCTTGCCGATGGCGACACGCTGTCCGTCGGCCAGCCGCTGGCCGGGGCGCGCTGCTACGTCGCGGCGCGCGGCGGTTTTGCGGTCACGCCGGTGCTGGGCAGCTGTGCCGCCGACACGCTGGCCAAGGTCGGCCCGGCGCCGCTGGCGGTTGGGGATGTGATCAACCTGCGGCAGGCTCCGGCTGGTGCCATCGTTGGCGCCCCCGAAACGCCCGCCGAAAACCTGCCCACGGTGGAGCAGGAAGTCGTGCTCGACGTGGTGCTCGGCCCTCGCACCGACTGGTTCACCGCCGAGTCCGTACAACGGCTTGCCGCGCAGCGCTGGCAGGTCACGCCGCAATCCAACCGCGTGGGCCTGCGCCTGGCCGGCGAAGTGGCGCTGGAGCGCGCCATCGCGGGCGAATTGCCCAGCGAAGGCACAGCGCTCGGGGCGCTGCAGGTGCCGCCTAGCGGCCAGCCCGTCCTGTTCCTGGCCGACCATCCGCTCACCGGCGGCTATCCCGTGATCGGCTCCGTGGCGCCTTATCACCTCGACCGCGCCGGACAAATCCCCGTCGGTGCCTGGCTGCGCTTCCATCCCGTCGGCGCCTTCGAAGAACTGCAACCGTAA
- a CDS encoding acetyl/propionyl/methylcrotonyl-CoA carboxylase subunit alpha: MKKVLIANRGEIAVRIIRACADYGVASVAVYANADIDAIHALLADEAYGLDGDRPADTYLNIPKLLEIARRSGADAVHPGYGFLSESEAFARAVIDAGLTWIGPSPETIARLGDKVEARKIALQVGAPLVAGTPDPVSDANEVLAFAERHGLPIIIKAAFGGGGRGMKIAWRMDEVEELYASAVREAVTAFGRGECFVEQFLDKPRHIEAQVLADRHGNVVVLGTRDCSLQRRNQKLVEEAPAPFLSDEQRARIHAAAREICAAAGYTSAGTVEFLLSAGGAISFLEVNTRLQVEHPVTEQTTGVDLVVEQLRVADGLPLSITETPAPLGHSIEFRINAEDVGRGFLPTPGPVQCFEVPSGPGVRVDSGVQTGSVVPGTFDSLMAKLIVTGATREQALARARRALREFRIEGVASVLPFHRAVIDHADFLGADGFKVHTRWIESDFAEPLAAAVRAEPQPDGSLLRTAIEIDGRRMVLGLPAQLLRGLAEAPGQGGAAAPAPAAPTNAADLPSPIAGTVQAWKVNAGDEVSEGDLLAVMEAMKMEVQVHAHRSGRVTWQAESGVFLAAGARLASVE; encoded by the coding sequence ATGAAGAAAGTCCTGATTGCCAACCGTGGCGAGATCGCCGTTCGCATCATCCGCGCCTGCGCCGACTATGGCGTGGCCTCCGTCGCTGTCTATGCCAATGCCGATATCGACGCGATCCACGCGCTCCTGGCCGACGAAGCCTACGGCCTCGACGGCGACCGCCCGGCCGACACCTACTTGAATATCCCCAAGCTGCTGGAGATCGCGCGCCGCAGCGGCGCCGACGCGGTGCACCCGGGCTATGGCTTCCTGTCGGAAAGCGAAGCCTTCGCCCGCGCGGTGATCGATGCCGGCCTGACCTGGATCGGACCGTCGCCGGAAACCATTGCCCGGCTGGGCGACAAGGTGGAAGCGCGCAAGATCGCGCTGCAGGTGGGCGCGCCGCTGGTGGCCGGCACGCCCGACCCGGTGAGCGATGCCAACGAAGTGCTGGCCTTTGCCGAGCGCCACGGCCTGCCCATCATCATCAAGGCGGCCTTCGGCGGCGGCGGCCGCGGCATGAAGATCGCCTGGCGCATGGATGAGGTCGAAGAGCTGTACGCGTCAGCCGTGCGCGAGGCGGTCACGGCTTTCGGCCGCGGCGAATGCTTCGTCGAGCAGTTCCTCGACAAGCCGCGCCATATCGAAGCACAGGTGCTGGCCGACCGGCACGGCAACGTGGTGGTGCTCGGCACGCGCGACTGTTCGCTGCAGCGGCGCAACCAGAAGCTGGTGGAAGAGGCCCCGGCGCCGTTCCTGAGCGACGAACAGCGCGCCCGCATCCACGCCGCCGCGCGCGAAATCTGCGCCGCCGCGGGCTACACCAGCGCCGGCACGGTCGAATTCCTGCTCAGCGCCGGTGGTGCGATCTCGTTCCTGGAGGTCAACACCCGCCTGCAGGTCGAGCACCCGGTGACCGAGCAGACCACCGGTGTCGACCTGGTGGTCGAGCAACTGCGCGTGGCCGACGGCCTGCCGCTGTCGATCACCGAAACGCCGGCGCCGCTGGGCCATTCGATCGAGTTCCGCATCAACGCCGAGGACGTCGGCCGTGGCTTCCTGCCGACGCCGGGCCCGGTGCAGTGCTTCGAGGTACCGTCCGGCCCGGGCGTTCGCGTCGATTCCGGCGTGCAGACCGGCTCGGTGGTGCCCGGCACCTTCGACTCGCTGATGGCCAAGCTGATCGTGACGGGCGCCACGCGCGAGCAGGCGCTGGCGCGTGCGCGCCGCGCGCTGCGCGAGTTCCGGATCGAGGGCGTGGCCTCGGTGCTGCCGTTCCATCGCGCCGTGATCGACCATGCCGATTTCCTGGGCGCCGATGGCTTCAAGGTCCATACGCGCTGGATCGAGTCAGACTTCGCCGAGCCGCTGGCCGCCGCCGTGCGCGCCGAGCCTCAGCCGGATGGCAGCCTGCTGCGCACCGCGATCGAGATCGACGGCCGCCGCATGGTGCTGGGCCTGCCGGCGCAGCTGCTGCGGGGCCTGGCCGAAGCGCCGGGGCAGGGCGGTGCGGCCGCACCCGCGCCGGCTGCGCCCACCAACGCCGCCGACCTGCCTTCGCCGATCGCCGGCACCGTGCAGGCCTGGAAGGTCAACGCGGGCGACGAGGTCAGCGAAGGCGACCTGCTCGCGGTGATGGAAGCGATGAAGATGGAGGTGCAGGTCCACGCCCATCGCAGCGGCCGCGTTACGTGGCAGGCTGAATCGGGGGTGTTCCTGGCCGCGGGGGCGCGGCTGGCCAGCGTGGAGTGA
- a CDS encoding putative hydro-lyase, whose translation MQASALERARIASVNAARDARASYRAGTVQPTAGVAPGMTQANMIALPRDWAWDFLLYAQRNPKACPVLDVIEAGAHQTQLAEGADVRTDIPLYRVWRDGNLAEEVADATPLWAEHPDLVTFLIGCSFTFETPLQEAGIEVRHIADGSNVPMYRTSRQCRPAGRLHGELVVSMRPIPAHRVADAVSISGRFPSVHGAPVHVGCPAALGIADIGKPDFGDAVRIEPGEIPVFWACGVTPQAAVMASGVPFAVTHAPGHMFITDVPDSTYHV comes from the coding sequence ATGCAAGCATCCGCACTGGAACGCGCCCGCATCGCCTCGGTGAACGCCGCGCGCGACGCGCGCGCAAGCTATCGCGCCGGCACCGTGCAGCCCACCGCCGGCGTCGCGCCAGGCATGACACAGGCCAACATGATCGCCTTGCCGCGCGACTGGGCCTGGGATTTCCTGCTGTACGCGCAGCGCAATCCCAAGGCCTGTCCCGTGCTCGATGTGATCGAGGCGGGCGCGCACCAGACCCAGCTGGCCGAAGGCGCCGACGTGCGCACCGACATCCCGCTGTACCGCGTCTGGCGCGACGGCAATCTGGCGGAAGAGGTGGCCGACGCCACGCCGCTGTGGGCCGAGCATCCGGACTTGGTCACCTTCCTGATCGGCTGTAGCTTTACCTTCGAGACGCCGCTGCAAGAGGCCGGCATCGAGGTGCGCCATATCGCCGACGGCTCCAACGTGCCGATGTACCGCACCAGCCGCCAGTGCCGGCCTGCCGGGCGCCTGCATGGCGAGCTGGTGGTGTCGATGCGGCCCATCCCCGCGCACCGCGTTGCCGATGCCGTTTCCATCAGCGGGCGTTTCCCCTCGGTGCATGGCGCGCCGGTGCACGTGGGCTGCCCGGCCGCGCTGGGCATCGCCGATATCGGCAAGCCCGACTTCGGCGACGCCGTGCGCATCGAGCCGGGCGAGATCCCCGTGTTCTGGGCCTGCGGCGTGACGCCCCAGGCGGCCGTGATGGCGTCCGGCGTGCCGTTCGCCGTGACCCACGCGCCGGGCCATATGTTCATCACCGACGTGCCGGACAGCACGTACCACGTCTGA
- a CDS encoding LamB/YcsF family protein, which produces MQIDLNSDLGESFGAWSMGNDAAMLDIVSSANVACGFHAGDPAGILQTLKAAAERGVSVGAHVSYPDLQGFGRRNMDVASADLVADVIYQISALSGMAATVGTAVRYVKPHGALYNTIASDERQARDVIAAIRAVNQELALVALAGSPLVAWAREAGLRVIAEAFADRAYTPQGTLVSRREKGAVLHDAADVAQRMLRLAREGTVLAIDGSVARVEAQSICVHGDSDGALEMARAVRAALERDGIAIRAFA; this is translated from the coding sequence ATGCAAATCGATCTGAACAGCGACCTCGGCGAGAGCTTCGGCGCCTGGAGCATGGGCAACGATGCCGCCATGCTGGATATCGTCAGCAGCGCCAATGTGGCCTGCGGCTTCCATGCCGGCGATCCGGCAGGCATCCTGCAGACGCTGAAGGCCGCAGCGGAGCGCGGCGTGTCCGTGGGCGCGCACGTCTCGTATCCCGACCTGCAGGGCTTCGGCCGCCGCAACATGGACGTGGCCAGCGCCGACCTGGTGGCCGACGTGATCTACCAGATCAGCGCGCTGTCGGGCATGGCCGCCACCGTCGGCACCGCGGTGCGCTACGTCAAGCCGCACGGCGCGCTCTACAACACCATTGCCAGCGACGAACGCCAGGCGCGAGACGTGATCGCCGCGATCCGCGCGGTGAACCAGGAGCTGGCGCTGGTAGCGCTGGCCGGCTCGCCGCTGGTGGCCTGGGCGCGCGAGGCCGGCCTGCGTGTCATCGCCGAAGCGTTCGCCGACCGTGCCTACACGCCGCAGGGCACGCTGGTGTCGCGCCGCGAGAAGGGCGCGGTGCTGCACGACGCCGCCGACGTGGCCCAGCGCATGCTGCGCCTGGCGCGCGAAGGCACGGTGCTTGCCATCGACGGCAGCGTGGCGCGCGTGGAAGCGCAATCGATCTGTGTGCATGGCGACAGCGACGGCGCGCTCGAGATGGCGCGCGCGGTGCGCGCCGCGCTGGAGCGCGACGGCATCGCGATCCGCGCGTTTGCGTGA
- a CDS encoding alkaline phosphatase D family protein, which yields MQRRTFLTLAAASALATQLPRWAISGTLREHDLFQLGVASGAPTPDGFVLWTRLFAGAIPGTPQADALGATPLQGPLTVGWEVAEDDAFRRIVRRGQAQALPELGHSVHVEVDGLRPDRWYYYRFMHGDAVTTPARTRTAPATDTLAARVRFAFASCQRWEQGHYAAYRQMVQEELDLVVFLGDYIYEGAVPASARTHLPRTHSLPTATSLQDFRDRYALYKSDPLLQAMHAACPWLVTWDDHEVQNDYAGRAGSEPATAFLARRTAGYQAFYENMPIRASTLVHGTAGLGRPDALSIHARHRWGRLVDFHVLDDRQYRDIQPCREPGRPRKGAVSPGECSALYDPRRTMLGSAQERWLAQGLAQDQHDQTRWSAIAQQTIFSRRNYKAPPEEAFHSDTWDGYPAARQRLLDSIAAAAPRNTVFIGGDIHQHYACNVLADFGDPSSRVIASEFCTTSIASASGSSERSVAKIVAHNPHIVHARPDQRGYSVVEATPARWAATLRAVEDVARADSAVVTQAAFVVEDRRPGVQRAGAG from the coding sequence ATGCAAAGAAGAACCTTCCTGACGCTGGCGGCAGCCTCTGCCCTCGCCACCCAGCTGCCCCGCTGGGCCATCTCCGGCACGCTGCGCGAACACGATCTGTTCCAGCTGGGCGTGGCCAGCGGCGCGCCGACGCCCGATGGATTCGTGCTGTGGACGCGCCTGTTCGCCGGCGCCATCCCCGGCACGCCGCAGGCCGATGCCCTCGGCGCCACGCCGCTGCAGGGGCCGCTGACCGTCGGGTGGGAGGTTGCCGAGGACGACGCATTCCGGCGCATCGTGCGCCGCGGCCAGGCGCAGGCGCTGCCGGAACTCGGCCATTCCGTGCATGTGGAAGTCGACGGGCTGCGCCCCGACCGCTGGTACTACTACCGCTTCATGCACGGCGACGCAGTCACCACCCCGGCCCGCACCCGCACCGCGCCGGCGACAGACACGCTGGCGGCGCGCGTGCGCTTTGCCTTTGCCTCCTGCCAGCGCTGGGAGCAAGGTCACTACGCCGCCTACAGGCAGATGGTGCAGGAAGAACTGGACCTGGTGGTGTTCCTGGGCGACTACATCTACGAGGGCGCGGTGCCGGCCAGTGCGCGGACGCACCTGCCGCGCACCCACAGCTTGCCCACCGCGACCAGCCTGCAGGACTTTCGCGACCGCTACGCGCTGTACAAGAGCGACCCGCTGCTGCAGGCTATGCATGCTGCGTGCCCCTGGCTGGTAACCTGGGATGACCATGAGGTGCAGAACGACTATGCGGGACGCGCGGGCAGCGAGCCTGCCACCGCATTTCTTGCAAGGCGCACGGCCGGATACCAGGCGTTCTATGAAAACATGCCGATCCGCGCAAGCACGCTGGTGCACGGCACGGCGGGCCTTGGCAGGCCCGATGCGCTGAGCATCCATGCACGCCATCGCTGGGGCCGGCTGGTCGATTTCCATGTGCTGGACGACCGCCAGTATCGCGATATCCAGCCCTGCCGTGAACCTGGACGGCCTCGCAAGGGCGCAGTGTCCCCCGGCGAATGCAGCGCGCTCTACGATCCGCGCCGCACCATGCTGGGCAGCGCGCAGGAGCGATGGCTGGCACAGGGGCTGGCGCAGGACCAGCACGACCAGACGCGCTGGAGCGCGATCGCGCAGCAAACCATCTTCTCGCGGCGGAACTACAAGGCGCCGCCGGAAGAAGCCTTCCACAGCGATACCTGGGATGGCTATCCCGCCGCGCGCCAGCGCCTGCTCGACAGCATCGCCGCGGCGGCGCCGCGCAATACCGTGTTCATTGGCGGCGATATCCACCAGCACTACGCTTGCAATGTACTGGCGGACTTCGGCGACCCGTCATCCCGCGTGATCGCCAGCGAGTTCTGCACGACCTCCATTGCCTCGGCCTCGGGCAGCAGCGAGCGGAGTGTGGCAAAGATCGTGGCCCACAACCCGCATATCGTGCATGCACGGCCGGACCAGCGCGGCTACAGCGTGGTCGAGGCCACGCCTGCGCGCTGGGCCGCCACGCTGCGCGCCGTGGAAGACGTGGCGCGCGCCGACAGCGCGGTCGTCACGCAGGCGGCGTTCGTGGTAGAGGATAGGCGGCCGGGCGTGCAGCGGGCCGGGGCGGGCTAG